In Selenomonas sp. TAMA-11512, a genomic segment contains:
- a CDS encoding YdcF family protein, which produces MLFLLKFGAAWIFPPGLFILAMSAIAVYLCRRGEKRGAKLLAGLTLLAYLFCSPLVAERTVGHLEGECPFPEAVSGDVIIMLGGGAFSDVPDVDGEGALTSSPANRLLTAVRLQRKLGIPILVSGGKVFQDSGTEALLAKRYLLGLGVPEEQIIVEDRSQNTTENAAFSARLLKEHGLSHPILVTSAFHLPRAVLNYEKHGIAVTPYPADYLSARQPIFHYVKLAPSADALQGNILVLREYLRTFVTRYME; this is translated from the coding sequence ATGTTATTCTTACTGAAATTCGGCGCTGCATGGATCTTTCCTCCGGGATTGTTTATTTTAGCCATGTCGGCGATCGCCGTATATCTCTGCCGCCGCGGCGAGAAGAGGGGGGCGAAGTTGCTCGCGGGGCTGACGCTTCTGGCCTATCTCTTCTGTTCGCCGCTCGTCGCGGAACGGACGGTGGGTCATCTGGAGGGTGAATGTCCCTTTCCCGAGGCGGTGTCGGGAGATGTCATCATCATGCTCGGCGGAGGGGCGTTCTCCGATGTGCCTGACGTCGACGGCGAGGGAGCACTGACCTCCAGCCCCGCCAACCGCCTCCTGACAGCCGTGCGGCTGCAGAGGAAGCTCGGCATTCCCATCCTCGTCTCGGGAGGTAAGGTCTTCCAGGACAGCGGCACGGAAGCGCTGCTTGCCAAGCGCTATCTCCTCGGGCTCGGCGTGCCGGAAGAGCAGATCATCGTCGAGGACAGGAGTCAGAACACGACGGAAAACGCGGCTTTCTCGGCAAGGCTGCTCAAAGAACACGGCCTGTCGCATCCGATTCTCGTGACGAGCGCCTTTCATCTGCCGCGTGCCGTCCTGAACTATGAAAAACATGGCATTGCGGTGACGCCGTATCCGGCGGATTATCTCTCCGCCCGTCAGCCGATATTTCACTATGTGAAGCTGGCTCCGTCAGCAGATGCGCTGCAGGGAAATATTCTCGTCCTGCGGGAATACCTGCGTACCTTTGTGACAAGATATATGGAATAG
- a CDS encoding cupin domain-containing protein, producing MAVLETEIEKRTNPAGGTGTITLEHFYPNRQFGGEGATFAKVTMPPGAGIGYHQHVGNGEIYHFLEGRGIYNDNGTEIPVTPGMTTYCPDGEYHGVKNDGDTDLVFVAQIK from the coding sequence ATGGCTGTTTTAGAAACGGAAATTGAAAAGCGTACGAATCCCGCGGGCGGCACGGGCACCATCACGCTCGAGCACTTCTACCCGAACAGGCAGTTCGGCGGCGAGGGCGCGACATTCGCAAAAGTCACCATGCCTCCGGGAGCGGGCATCGGCTACCATCAGCACGTCGGCAACGGAGAAATCTACCATTTTCTTGAAGGCCGCGGCATCTACAATGACAACGGAACGGAGATCCCCGTAACGCCCGGAATGACGACATACTGTCCGGACGGCGAATACCACGGCGTCAAGAACGACGGCGATACGGATCTCGTCTTTGTCGCGCAGATTAAGTAA
- a CDS encoding NAD-dependent epimerase/dehydratase family protein, producing the protein MKVLVTGGAGFIGSHLVEKLMEKGVEVAVLDNLSSGIREHVPAGIEFFKLDIQDENLKNIVRIGRYDAVVHLAGQTMVDVSIKQPLYDVSENIAGTVSVLEAARIGDVPRVIFASTAAVYGNVREEELPIQEARQLAPMSFYGLSKETVERYLALYQETFGIDYVVLRFANVYGERQGDGGEGGVISIFTKAIAEGRDITIFGDGEQTRDFIYAGDIAEGICRALSTKEVNAAYNLSTQSETSLRMLVSELAKIADRDITPKYAKEREGDIYKSMLSNERARRGLRWEPKVTLTEGLKRTYAYFLEK; encoded by the coding sequence ATGAAGGTATTGGTAACGGGCGGAGCCGGATTCATCGGTTCGCACCTCGTGGAAAAGCTTATGGAAAAAGGCGTGGAGGTTGCCGTCCTCGATAATCTCTCCAGCGGCATACGAGAGCATGTGCCCGCGGGAATCGAGTTCTTTAAGCTTGACATACAGGATGAGAATCTCAAGAATATTGTGCGAATCGGTCGCTATGATGCCGTGGTCCACTTGGCGGGGCAGACGATGGTCGATGTCTCGATCAAACAGCCGCTGTACGATGTTTCGGAGAATATAGCCGGCACCGTCTCTGTCCTGGAGGCGGCGCGCATCGGGGACGTGCCCCGCGTGATTTTCGCCTCCACGGCCGCGGTCTACGGGAATGTCCGCGAGGAGGAGCTGCCCATCCAGGAGGCGAGGCAGCTTGCTCCGATGTCGTTCTACGGGCTGTCCAAGGAGACGGTCGAGCGCTACCTTGCGCTGTATCAGGAGACCTTCGGAATCGACTATGTCGTCCTTCGCTTTGCCAACGTCTACGGCGAGCGGCAGGGAGACGGCGGCGAGGGCGGCGTCATCAGCATCTTTACGAAGGCGATTGCGGAGGGAAGGGACATCACCATCTTTGGCGACGGTGAGCAGACGCGCGACTTCATCTACGCGGGTGATATCGCCGAGGGAATCTGCCGGGCGCTCTCCACGAAGGAGGTCAATGCCGCCTACAACCTGTCGACGCAGAGTGAGACGAGTCTCCGCATGCTTGTTTCGGAGCTCGCGAAGATAGCCGATCGTGATATCACTCCGAAATATGCCAAGGAACGTGAGGGCGACATCTACAAATCCATGCTGTCGAATGAACGGGCGCGCCGAGGCCTGCGGTGGGAGCCGAAGGTGACGCTTACCGAGGGCTTGAAGCGAACGTACGCGTATTTCTTAGAAAAGTAA
- the rfbD gene encoding dTDP-4-dehydrorhamnose reductase, with product MNFSMREILVTGADGQLGSDVVDELESRHMLARGTTRLNFSLENPAETRAFIEGFKPAAIVHCAAYTAVDRAESEPEKARAVNVDGTRAVAQACAAVGAKMVYISTDYVFAGEGEEAHEIEDETAPLNVYGQTKLEGEEVVRDALDEHFIVRVSWVFGKAGKGNFVKTILRLAGERGELAIVSDQIGSPTYTRDLAVLIADMLQTEAYGTYQATNEGYVSWADFAREIFRQKGLDVKVTEQKTADYKTPARRPLNSRLSKASLDEGGFSRLPAWQDALARYLEELE from the coding sequence ATGAACTTTTCGATGCGTGAAATCCTGGTGACGGGAGCCGACGGACAGCTCGGATCCGATGTCGTCGATGAGCTCGAGTCTCGTCACATGCTCGCGAGGGGGACGACCCGCCTCAACTTCTCGCTGGAAAATCCTGCGGAGACAAGAGCGTTTATCGAGGGATTCAAGCCTGCGGCAATTGTGCACTGCGCCGCCTATACAGCCGTGGACAGAGCGGAGAGCGAGCCGGAAAAGGCACGGGCTGTCAATGTCGATGGAACGCGTGCCGTGGCGCAAGCCTGCGCCGCTGTCGGAGCCAAAATGGTCTACATCAGTACGGACTACGTCTTTGCCGGGGAGGGCGAGGAGGCCCATGAGATCGAAGACGAAACGGCTCCTCTGAACGTCTACGGACAGACGAAGCTGGAAGGAGAGGAGGTCGTGCGGGACGCGCTCGATGAGCATTTCATCGTGCGCGTCTCATGGGTCTTCGGAAAGGCGGGCAAGGGGAACTTTGTCAAGACGATATTGCGACTGGCGGGCGAGAGAGGGGAACTCGCCATTGTCTCCGATCAGATAGGCTCGCCTACGTATACGCGGGATCTCGCCGTGCTCATCGCGGATATGCTGCAGACGGAGGCGTACGGCACATATCAAGCGACAAATGAGGGATACGTGAGTTGGGCGGATTTTGCCCGCGAGATATTCCGCCAAAAGGGGCTGGATGTAAAGGTCACAGAACAGAAGACCGCGGACTACAAGACGCCGGCGAGGCGTCCGCTGAATTCGAGACTCTCGAAAGCGTCGCTTGACGAGGGGGGATTTTCACGACTTCCCGCGTGGCAGGATGCCCTTGCGCGGTATTTGGAGGAATTGGAATAA
- a CDS encoding ATP-binding protein, giving the protein MAMPISVRLTVVYAGLLAIVLLFTSMVSIFGIYFSLYHQAEIEMEVSTRRVIENIRGGTQVYDESAKDFRKRMPIAYALYRDDILMPGVVLRITDENENIIFETDSHYPSIQEIQEHSTETMRPFFASDEMAVSTIQNMKIYYKVVEVRQGSRSYHLHFFRTITAERQFLSVLVRFMMGTNFIGLMLAVVAGYVVSRRALLPIRTITKMARSLEVDNLSKRIDMPVARDELAELVETLNHMLDRIQQGFEQQRVFVSSASHELRTPVTVIRGYSDMLERWGRRDPEALDEAVAAIRSEAEDMAELIERLLFLARADQNRQIVNKLPIELSELIEDEEKKMALIATEHTLTLGENDLGEVFGDPLLLKHAIRIILENAMKYTPAGGHIEVASVRAGKKMLVQISDDGIGIKEEDQKKIFDRFFRVDEARTKGVKASGTGLGLSIARWIAEQHGIEIRVRSVFGKGTTFTLEIPIHKGRIENELFDA; this is encoded by the coding sequence ATGGCGATGCCGATTTCCGTGCGTTTGACTGTTGTCTACGCCGGACTTCTGGCGATCGTCTTGCTTTTTACAAGCATGGTTTCCATTTTCGGCATCTACTTTTCCCTCTACCATCAGGCGGAAATCGAGATGGAGGTGTCGACGCGGCGGGTTATTGAGAATATCCGGGGCGGCACGCAGGTCTATGACGAGAGTGCGAAGGATTTTCGCAAGCGCATGCCGATTGCCTATGCTCTCTATCGTGATGATATATTGATGCCGGGCGTCGTCCTGCGCATTACGGATGAGAATGAGAATATTATCTTCGAGACGGACAGCCACTATCCGTCCATTCAGGAGATTCAGGAGCATTCAACGGAGACGATGCGGCCGTTTTTCGCCAGCGATGAGATGGCGGTCTCGACGATTCAAAATATGAAAATCTACTATAAGGTTGTAGAAGTGCGGCAGGGCAGCCGTTCGTACCATTTGCATTTCTTTCGGACGATCACGGCGGAGAGACAGTTCCTGTCCGTTCTCGTCAGGTTTATGATGGGGACGAACTTCATCGGTCTCATGCTCGCCGTCGTCGCGGGATACGTGGTCAGTCGCCGCGCGCTGCTGCCCATTCGCACGATCACGAAGATGGCTCGCAGTCTCGAGGTGGACAATTTGTCGAAGCGCATCGATATGCCGGTCGCGCGCGACGAGCTGGCGGAGCTCGTGGAGACGCTGAACCACATGCTTGACCGCATCCAGCAGGGGTTTGAGCAGCAGCGCGTCTTTGTCTCGAGCGCGTCACATGAGCTGCGGACGCCCGTCACGGTCATTCGAGGCTATTCAGATATGCTGGAGCGCTGGGGACGAAGGGATCCGGAGGCGCTGGATGAAGCGGTTGCCGCGATCCGTTCGGAAGCGGAGGACATGGCGGAGCTCATTGAGCGCCTGCTGTTCCTCGCGCGCGCCGACCAAAACAGGCAGATCGTAAATAAGCTTCCCATCGAGCTTTCCGAGCTCATTGAGGATGAGGAGAAAAAGATGGCGCTCATCGCGACGGAACACACGCTGACGTTGGGGGAAAATGATCTGGGTGAAGTCTTCGGCGATCCCCTCCTTCTGAAGCACGCCATCCGCATCATCCTGGAGAATGCGATGAAATATACGCCTGCGGGCGGACATATCGAGGTGGCGAGCGTGCGTGCGGGAAAGAAGATGCTCGTACAGATTTCCGATGACGGCATCGGGATCAAGGAGGAAGATCAGAAGAAGATATTTGATCGCTTCTTCCGCGTCGACGAGGCTCGAACGAAGGGTGTAAAGGCAAGCGGAACGGGGCTGGGGCTTTCAATCGCACGGTGGATTGCCGAGCAGCATGGCATAGAGATCCGCGTCAGAAGCGTGTTCGGCAAGGGGACGACGTTTACATTGGAAATACCGATACATAAGGGAAGGATAGAGAATGAACTTTTCGATGCGTGA
- a CDS encoding response regulator transcription factor, whose translation MSENKTKILIVEDEKRIARFLQMEMEHEGFQAEVEGNGRRAYERIVQEPYDLILLDLMLPEMDGLEICQKVRQVSDVPIIMLTAKDEIEDKVQGLDIGANDYMTKPFSTPELFARIRAALRIANKDDEKDIATLKIKDLVLYPGRYEVRVKGELVELTKKEYSLLEYMLRNKRQVLTRDQILSEVWGYDYVGDTNVVDVYIRYLRAKIDERFEDKYIHTVRGVGYVVRD comes from the coding sequence ATGTCTGAAAATAAAACGAAGATTTTGATTGTGGAGGATGAGAAGCGCATCGCGCGTTTTTTGCAGATGGAGATGGAGCATGAAGGCTTTCAGGCGGAGGTCGAAGGGAACGGACGCCGTGCCTATGAGCGCATCGTGCAGGAGCCTTATGATCTGATTCTCCTGGATCTGATGCTTCCCGAGATGGACGGTCTTGAAATCTGCCAAAAGGTACGACAGGTCTCGGATGTCCCCATCATCATGTTGACGGCCAAGGACGAAATCGAAGACAAGGTGCAGGGGCTGGACATCGGCGCCAATGACTACATGACGAAGCCGTTTTCCACGCCGGAGCTGTTTGCGCGTATCCGCGCGGCTCTGCGCATCGCCAACAAGGATGACGAAAAGGACATAGCGACGCTGAAGATCAAGGATCTCGTGCTCTATCCGGGGCGCTATGAGGTGCGTGTCAAGGGCGAGCTCGTCGAGCTGACAAAGAAGGAGTATTCGCTTCTCGAATACATGCTGCGCAACAAGCGGCAGGTGCTGACGCGCGATCAGATCCTGTCCGAGGTCTGGGGCTATGACTATGTCGGCGATACGAATGTCGTGGATGTTTACATCCGCTATCTGCGTGCCAAAATCGATGAACGCTTTGAAGACAAGTATATCCACACGGTACGTGGGGTAGGCTATGTCGTCCGGGATTAG
- a CDS encoding LysR family transcriptional regulator: MDIKDMRAFYAVVEEGNISHAANRLDIAQPALSRQMKKLEETLGTKLFERGSRRIRLTEAGRVLATRIEQILGLVDGTMRELTDIEKGEVGEIRIGTITSSGAMMLPKLMTDFQKDYPLVTFEVWEAEGARILELLDRRLIEIAITRTQTDPVYYESIELSNEPLVVVSRTESALGADDCVRLTELKDVPLIVPLRWKGAFLAACRKEAMEPYIVCVSDSIVQDLLCVRQGMGAAILPASAGSLITPGGMVCRRLIEPEILTNTVISWQKDRPLSAAASRFIACLKRELKI, translated from the coding sequence ATGGATATCAAGGATATGCGGGCTTTCTACGCGGTCGTCGAGGAAGGCAATATCAGCCACGCGGCGAATCGGCTGGACATCGCGCAGCCGGCGCTGTCCCGGCAGATGAAGAAGCTGGAGGAGACGCTCGGGACAAAGCTCTTTGAGCGCGGCAGCCGCCGCATCCGCCTGACGGAGGCGGGGCGCGTGCTCGCAACGCGCATCGAGCAGATTCTCGGGCTCGTTGACGGGACGATGCGTGAGCTCACGGATATAGAAAAGGGCGAAGTAGGCGAGATTCGCATCGGTACGATTACGAGCTCGGGTGCGATGATGCTGCCGAAGCTGATGACGGACTTCCAAAAAGACTATCCGCTCGTGACGTTTGAGGTCTGGGAAGCGGAGGGCGCGCGCATACTGGAGCTTCTCGACCGCCGCCTCATAGAGATCGCTATCACGAGGACGCAGACAGACCCTGTGTACTATGAGTCCATCGAGCTGTCCAACGAGCCGCTTGTCGTCGTCTCCCGTACGGAGTCGGCTCTTGGCGCAGACGATTGCGTGCGGCTGACGGAGCTCAAAGATGTGCCGCTCATCGTTCCTCTTCGATGGAAGGGGGCGTTTCTCGCAGCGTGCCGCAAGGAGGCCATGGAGCCGTACATCGTCTGCGTCAGCGACAGCATTGTACAGGACCTGCTGTGCGTGCGCCAGGGGATGGGAGCCGCCATTCTCCCGGCTTCGGCAGGGTCTCTCATCACGCCCGGCGGCATGGTGTGCAGACGGCTCATAGAGCCGGAGATCCTGACGAACACGGTCATTTCATGGCAAAAGGATCGGCCGCTTTCTGCGGCGGCAAGCCGCTTTATTGCTTGTCTGAAGAGAGAATTAAAAATTTAA
- a CDS encoding class I SAM-dependent methyltransferase, with product MKIKLNGVEETLLIALWARAEETKRADGLIRDDFAVQLVDRIDYDFSKFSRAKHSQAGVAVRSHILDRETTAFIKKHPDAVCVNLACGLDTRFYRVDNGQIDWYNLDLPDVMKLRRSLLQEENARTHDITASVFDPDWIRHVEHTGRPVLILMEGSSMYFTEEQMRSLFSMLADAFADAVMLIEIMPPFLISQQKRHDSVDAKKAPFQWGVKSGKEIEKLHPSITFLKEQTFYEGFRHRWGLFGVLSLIPWWNRNCNDKIACLHFAPH from the coding sequence ATGAAAATAAAGCTCAACGGTGTGGAGGAAACCCTGCTCATCGCCCTTTGGGCGCGGGCGGAGGAAACGAAGCGAGCGGACGGACTGATCCGGGACGATTTCGCCGTGCAGCTCGTCGACCGGATCGACTACGATTTTTCCAAGTTCAGCCGCGCCAAGCACTCACAGGCGGGCGTCGCTGTGCGCAGCCATATCCTCGATCGTGAAACGACGGCCTTCATCAAAAAACATCCCGACGCGGTCTGCGTCAATCTCGCCTGTGGCCTTGACACCCGCTTTTATCGTGTCGACAACGGGCAGATCGACTGGTACAACCTTGACCTGCCGGATGTCATGAAGCTGCGCCGGAGCCTGCTGCAGGAAGAGAATGCGCGCACGCACGACATCACGGCTTCCGTTTTCGATCCCGACTGGATCCGGCACGTCGAGCATACGGGACGTCCCGTCCTCATCCTCATGGAAGGCTCCTCCATGTACTTTACGGAGGAACAGATGCGCAGCCTCTTTTCCATGCTTGCCGATGCCTTTGCAGACGCCGTCATGCTCATCGAGATCATGCCTCCCTTCCTGATCAGCCAGCAGAAGCGCCACGACTCCGTAGATGCAAAAAAAGCGCCCTTCCAATGGGGCGTAAAGAGCGGCAAGGAGATAGAAAAACTCCATCCCTCCATCACGTTTCTCAAGGAACAGACGTTCTACGAGGGCTTCCGCCATCGCTGGGGCTTATTCGGCGTACTCTCCCTGATCCCCTGGTGGAACAGGAACTGCAACGACAAGATCGCCTGCCTGCACTTCGCGCCTCATTAA
- the crcB gene encoding fluoride efflux transporter CrcB, with protein sequence MTLRERPWNRRKGVFTTLTTTLLVGIGGGLGAMLRYLIELLPFHTAFPMATFLINLGGSFIMGCFVGAVERNMASERTMTVLRVGFCGGFTTLSTFGVETITLFENDRHMIAYAYMLATFAACFLGIWAGRMIVRHV encoded by the coding sequence ATTACACTGAGAGAAAGACCATGGAATAGAAGAAAAGGGGTTTTCACTACGCTTACGACAACACTGCTCGTCGGTATCGGCGGCGGACTCGGCGCAATGCTGCGCTATCTCATCGAGCTGCTGCCGTTTCATACGGCATTTCCGATGGCGACGTTTTTAATCAATTTAGGAGGATCCTTCATCATGGGGTGCTTCGTCGGCGCCGTGGAGAGGAATATGGCGTCCGAACGCACGATGACCGTTTTGCGCGTCGGTTTCTGCGGCGGGTTTACAACACTTTCGACGTTCGGTGTGGAAACGATCACCCTCTTCGAAAATGACCGGCATATGATAGCTTATGCTTATATGCTGGCGACGTTTGCCGCGTGCTTCCTCGGCATCTGGGCAGGCCGGATGATCGTGCGGCACGTGTAG
- the thiM gene encoding hydroxyethylthiazole kinase, producing the protein MGLFQCIREKKPLIHCITNYVTVNDCANILLASGASPVMADDTEEVEEITALADALVINIGTLNARTIEAMLLAGKRANELSHPVILDPVGAGASTLRTKTARRLLEAVHFDVIRGNPSELKALVGERASTRGVDAAPTDAVRADNVRAALAFVRGIARETHSIIAMTGAVDIVVSADGTRGASIYNGHPMMAAVTGTGCQLSSLLGAALAAGREDAFTTSVGTVAAMGIAGETAHRLLTPTDGNAAYRSRIIDAVYNMTDAELEEESRYEICRL; encoded by the coding sequence ATGGGACTCTTTCAATGCATACGGGAGAAAAAACCTCTCATACACTGCATCACAAACTATGTGACGGTCAATGACTGCGCAAACATACTGCTCGCTTCCGGCGCGTCGCCGGTCATGGCCGATGACACGGAAGAGGTCGAGGAGATCACCGCCCTTGCCGATGCACTTGTCATCAATATCGGCACGCTGAACGCGCGCACGATCGAAGCGATGCTTCTGGCGGGGAAAAGAGCAAACGAACTCAGTCACCCGGTCATACTCGATCCCGTGGGCGCGGGCGCTTCCACGCTACGCACGAAGACGGCACGCCGTCTGCTCGAGGCGGTGCACTTCGATGTCATACGCGGCAACCCGTCGGAGCTGAAGGCACTCGTCGGGGAACGGGCATCTACACGGGGAGTTGACGCCGCGCCGACCGATGCCGTCCGGGCGGATAACGTTCGCGCGGCACTTGCCTTTGTCCGAGGAATTGCCCGCGAGACGCACAGCATCATCGCCATGACCGGCGCTGTCGACATCGTGGTCAGCGCAGACGGGACACGGGGCGCATCCATATACAACGGCCATCCGATGATGGCTGCCGTCACGGGCACCGGCTGCCAGCTTTCAAGTCTTTTGGGCGCGGCACTGGCAGCCGGCCGGGAAGATGCTTTTACGACATCTGTCGGCACCGTCGCGGCTATGGGCATCGCGGGAGAGACAGCGCATCGCCTCCTCACGCCGACCGACGGCAACGCGGCGTATCGAAGCCGTATCATAGATGCCGTATACAACATGACAGATGCCGAACTGGAGGAGGAATCACGATATGAAATCTGCCGATTATAG
- the thiD gene encoding bifunctional hydroxymethylpyrimidine kinase/phosphomethylpyrimidine kinase, producing MKSADYRERLGERLKLYAVTDRVRPGSHSLQDDVEEALFGGITMLQMREKTISDAEFLTEARALQALCRKHDVPFIVNDRVDIAVQLGADGIHVGQEDMTASDVRARIGKDMLLGVSCHSVEEACAAEASGADYLGVGAVFQTTTKPDTTPISADQLQAIVESVSVPVVAIGGITRDNMSDLRHRGLAGVALVSAIFGAADIRDETKRLRRRAEALTVRTALTIAGSDSSGGAGIQADLKAMMSNNVYGMSAITALTAQNTQGVQGIHAVDPDFIAQEIDSVFTDIVPDAVKIGMLANRELITAIREKLLAYNARNIVLDPVMVSTSGAKLLEDDAIETLQEALFPLAAVITPNIPEAELLLGTKIGTEADMETAAKRLYEEHGAAVLLKGGHNVAVANDVLCDADGVHWYRSEHIANPNTHGTGCTLSSAIAANLAKGYPLSLAVREAKAYVHESIQAMLDLGKGAGPLLHQVRM from the coding sequence ATGAAATCTGCCGATTATAGAGAGAGGCTCGGGGAGCGCCTGAAGCTTTACGCCGTGACCGACCGCGTCCGCCCGGGCAGTCACAGCCTGCAGGACGACGTGGAAGAGGCGCTCTTCGGCGGCATCACCATGCTGCAAATGCGCGAGAAAACCATCTCCGACGCGGAATTTCTGACAGAAGCGCGCGCACTGCAGGCGCTCTGCAGGAAGCATGACGTGCCTTTCATCGTCAATGACCGCGTCGACATCGCCGTACAGCTGGGCGCCGACGGCATCCATGTCGGACAGGAAGACATGACGGCGAGCGACGTCCGCGCACGCATCGGAAAGGATATGCTGCTCGGTGTATCCTGCCATTCGGTGGAAGAAGCGTGCGCTGCGGAAGCATCGGGCGCGGATTATCTCGGCGTCGGCGCCGTGTTTCAAACGACGACAAAGCCGGATACGACGCCGATTTCTGCAGATCAGCTGCAAGCCATTGTCGAGTCGGTCTCCGTCCCCGTCGTCGCCATCGGGGGAATCACGCGCGACAATATGAGCGATCTGCGGCATAGGGGGCTGGCCGGTGTCGCGCTCGTCTCCGCCATCTTCGGCGCCGCCGATATCCGCGACGAGACGAAGCGGCTGCGCCGCCGTGCGGAAGCATTGACCGTTCGTACAGCGCTCACGATTGCCGGGAGCGATTCGAGCGGCGGCGCGGGCATCCAGGCGGACCTGAAAGCCATGATGTCCAACAACGTCTACGGCATGAGCGCGATCACGGCGCTCACCGCACAGAACACGCAGGGCGTACAGGGCATCCATGCCGTCGATCCGGACTTTATCGCGCAAGAAATCGACTCTGTCTTTACCGATATCGTTCCGGACGCTGTCAAGATCGGCATGCTTGCCAATCGGGAACTCATCACCGCCATCCGGGAAAAACTTCTCGCCTACAATGCGCGGAACATCGTTCTCGATCCTGTGATGGTGTCCACCTCCGGCGCAAAGCTGCTGGAAGATGATGCCATCGAGACCCTGCAGGAAGCTCTTTTCCCTTTGGCAGCCGTCATCACGCCCAACATTCCCGAGGCGGAGCTCCTCCTGGGCACGAAGATCGGCACCGAAGCGGACATGGAGACCGCGGCAAAGCGACTCTATGAGGAGCACGGCGCAGCCGTCCTCCTGAAGGGAGGCCACAACGTCGCCGTCGCCAACGATGTCCTCTGCGACGCGGACGGCGTACATTGGTACCGCAGCGAGCACATTGCAAATCCCAACACCCACGGCACAGGATGCACACTTTCCTCCGCCATCGCGGCAAATCTTGCCAAAGGCTATCCTCTTTCCCTCGCCGTGCGTGAGGCAAAAGCATACGTCCATGAATCCATTCAGGCCATGCTCGACCTCGGGAAGGGCGCGGGCCCTCTCCTGCATCAGGTGCGCATGTAG
- a CDS encoding alpha/beta hydrolase, translated as MNRFKISRRAVYGLLVCILLAAAACRTDNAFVKNMIIHVGDSKFTEDTLVQEVVDDPVFGSYGRLIFPVDKDIPEGTRLKDASALLPGYNYVDPARTVDVVNYMKNEVTHGGTIFFPIYTRYEMEQEPEKENAGLFFFRGEEGRETAIVSAGGGFSYVGAIHDSFPQALELSRRGINAFALIYRPDEKKGTEDLARAIHYLCTHADELDISMDGYSLWGSSSGAKLTAAVGNSGTGMYGEEDHPRPSALVLEYTNIQDISDREPPTYAVVGSADDVTPPAIMQNRIDRIREQGTPAEIEVFPGLLHGFGAGDRTVAAGWIDRSVLFWEGQR; from the coding sequence ATGAATCGATTCAAGATCTCAAGGCGGGCCGTTTACGGGCTCCTCGTCTGCATACTTCTTGCGGCGGCAGCCTGCCGCACGGATAACGCATTCGTAAAAAATATGATCATCCATGTGGGTGATTCGAAGTTTACAGAGGATACCCTTGTACAGGAAGTCGTTGACGATCCGGTTTTCGGAAGTTACGGGCGGCTCATCTTTCCCGTGGACAAAGACATTCCCGAGGGGACGCGCCTCAAGGATGCAAGCGCGCTCCTCCCCGGGTATAACTACGTAGATCCCGCGCGCACGGTGGATGTCGTCAACTATATGAAAAACGAAGTGACGCACGGCGGGACGATTTTCTTCCCCATTTACACAAGATACGAGATGGAGCAGGAGCCCGAAAAAGAGAATGCCGGACTCTTTTTCTTTCGAGGCGAAGAGGGACGTGAGACGGCGATTGTATCCGCCGGAGGAGGTTTTTCCTACGTCGGAGCCATACACGACAGCTTTCCTCAGGCATTGGAGCTCAGCCGCAGAGGCATCAATGCGTTTGCTCTCATCTACCGTCCCGATGAAAAAAAGGGTACGGAGGACTTGGCGCGTGCAATTCACTACCTCTGCACCCACGCGGATGAGCTCGATATATCGATGGATGGCTACTCCCTTTGGGGAAGCTCCTCAGGCGCGAAACTGACAGCAGCCGTCGGGAACAGCGGAACCGGCATGTACGGTGAAGAAGATCATCCGCGCCCGTCCGCGCTCGTTCTCGAATATACGAACATACAGGACATATCGGATAGAGAACCGCCGACGTATGCCGTCGTCGGCAGCGCCGATGACGTGACTCCCCCCGCCATCATGCAGAACCGCATCGATCGCATTCGCGAGCAGGGTACCCCTGCGGAAATCGAAGTGTTTCCCGGTCTTCTTCACGGCTTCGGCGCAGGCGACCGCACCGTCGCCGCCGGATGGATCGACCGCTCCGTCCTGTTTTGGGAGGGGCAGCGCTAA